The Primulina tabacum isolate GXHZ01 chromosome 10, ASM2559414v2, whole genome shotgun sequence region TCTTTTAATCAATAAACACTAGATCTAAATTATGtacaagtacgaatacttgtgcaATGCCTCATGACAAAAATTTACTAGGaaaatatgtaaatcgtttacacaaaacaatactagtgaaaataacaaaaaccaaattccttgacactccaaggaattaaaatGCATCTCAAAATAATACTAGATGCATAAAACAAAAAGTCGTATTGCTTAAACCCAAACGAAACCACTCTTCACCCAACACTTTACACAGTGTTATTCTTGAGTGTTTTCAATTCTAATCAGCAACACTCTGATTAtgtgaatcaatcacacaaagTCTTCACATGAAAACTTTCAATACTGATTTTGTGAATCTTCAGAAAAACTCTAGCAGCAGCATAGCAAAATTCCCGTCAAAAGCCTCTCCCTTCTTCTTTTATTATTCTGTATATATGCAACCATATCTTGACCACATTATCTTCCCATATAATCAATCCTACAAACATGGAATCAATAGTTTAATATGCATAAAATTCTTTCAAACAtggataaaatattttagagttaaatattatattaaaatcaaATCTTATAATATCTAGGAATATCTCAAGCAATATCTCAATATCTTATAATTTAGAAAGAAAAAATCTTAAATATCAAGTtaacaaaataaacaagaaataaGATATTTCTTTCAGGAATTAATCACGGAATTTTACATCGGAGCATTTTTTGTACGCGTTGTTGGACTTTAGGTATATGCAATCTATCTAGTAAAATCAatgttaataattatttcttcaTCCCTTCAACTACGAACATGGCTGCAGCCGAGGAAGTTCGGTTCTCTTTGAAAGTCATCACACTCAAAGAAAGCTGCAAAGTTTTATATGCCCAAGTAGATATCGATTTTGCTGACGTTTTATTGAGTTTCCTGACATTACCACTCGGAACAATAGTGCGACTCCTCATCAAGCACTATGGAAGCAACGCACCGATTCTTGGAAGTTTGAACTCCTTGTATGCAGGTTTACAAGATTTGGATAGCAGCCATTTCTGGACCGAGGCGGGTAAATTTATGCTGCTCAATCCAAGAAATTCATCTGGGATTCAATGTAGCAGACTGAAACTCCAGATTGATGATATTCCTCCCATCCAGTGCTTTGAATGCTGTAACGGGACTTGTGTGAGCATGTACAATAAAGTGAAATGTCTGTGTCCAAATTCGACGGGGACTATGATCAGGAGAGATTTAGAAATTGAACCCAAAATGGAGACAGGTTTCGTTAGTGCGCCAACAGCTTCCTTTCTTTTAACTGATGATTTGCAGATTTTGGCTAATTCACCGACATCGCTTTTTCGGATCTTGAAACTAAACGGTATTGAACACACAAATGTACTCGAGGAAAGAACTCTTACTGTTGGGTTGAAAGAGGTTAATATCTTTTACATTTGACTGGATTATTTCTCCAATGTATTCGGTTCATCATTCTATGATCTTGTGTTTTGTTTTCCAGATAATGGAACTGCTCAAAGGATCATTAGTTTCAAAAACTCCATTAACAGATATAATTCTTTGTCTAAGTACCGAGGCCGTCACTTCTAACGAAAGAAAGAGGTTATCTGCGTCTGCTATCTATGAAACAGACGCTTTATGTCGTACCCTGAATGGTCAAAATGTAAGGCCAGATTCCAAGAAGATTAATATAAAAGCCTTTGTGCAAAAATCAACTAATAGGATTCTCTTAGCTGAAACCCGGCAAGACTTGGTCGATTTTCTTTTCAGTTTTCTTGCCATTCCCTTAGGAAGGGTTCAGTTTCTTTTGGGCGGTAACACTTGTGCTGGGAGCATAAGTAATTTATACAGGAGCATATCTAATTTAGAAATAGGAGAGCATATGAAGTCTAGGGAGGCAATCGTTAGATTGCTCCAACCCCAACTTCCTCTGTACTGTATGTCCTCCTACCAGATTTTCTCACTTGACCAAGAAAGCTCTCCTGAATTATATCGGTTATGTAACAGTAATAGGGTCAAATTATCTGTGTCGACTCCCATAGGTATTTGTCGTAAACTGAAAATGATCGACCCGAAAGGCCAAGACTGCTTTGTTAAAGGACCCACAACGTTTATGGTGACGGATGATTTGGTAGTGTCAACTCCATCTTCAACCTCCATCATTTCCATTCTTAACAAGATCAAAATTCCTCTATCTGATGTCGAGGAACGGGAGCTTGATATTGGTATGGAAGAGGTAAGGTTCTAGCTTTTAAACAGGCTCTTTTCAGAAAGATTTATTGCTCTCAGAACTCTACATTATCTATGATGGGATATATTTTGTTGTTCCAGGCTTTGAGCATACTGAAGGCCTCTCTTACATCAACTGGTGCCTTAACTGATGGTCTTAAACCATTCTTAACAAGACAGCCAAAGCAAAAGAAATGATGCAGTCATTATCCCATCTCTATCCTGCTACACTAGTGTCGCACTGCAATGTTTTCATATTTCGCTTAAATTTGGTTTGTTACGAAGGATACTTTGTAAGTTTGTATTGAGACTTCTTTGTGCATTTTCTGGCTAAATGACCAATGAATGAAGCCATTCATGCCTACTAGCAGCATCATGCCTCGAATTGTTTTCTCCACAAAGCTAGCATAATTATCTGTGAAATAATAAAAGCTGAATATTTTACTTTGCCTCTAATTCCCATTTCTCACTATAAGATGACTCTTAATTCATGACAAACTTCGAGTCAGGGCAAATTCGTACCTGCTCCAACGTCAAAAGCATGAACACTTTCCATGATCCTAGAAGGCCTAAGTTGGGGTATAAATCCTTTGTAGAAGGTCACCAAGTTAGCATATTATCTGTTTGTTTTTTTATGCAGAATCACCTATCATTCTTTATTAGACCTAGCTCAAAATCTATTGAGTTAGAACATATATTTGATCATAACCTGGTAACTTAGCAGCATTTACGATCACATTGCGAGCAATATATTTGGTCTAAGTCTATTAGATATAATACAGTAGTATAGCTAGTCTGTTAGAAAACAGTTAATTAGTTAGCATATATATAATTAGAAATCAATGTATGCGTGTACTGTACGTAATTCATTTTTCGTCCTTCAATTAGTGAAATGAATTGTTTCTTCTTCATAAGATATGGATCAGTAGTGCTTCCGACCAACTCACAATCTGCGATTTGTTCTTGATCGGCGATTCTCTCATTCTTCTATTTGTGCTTGTTCGGTGCTTTCCCTTCACTTGATTGCCTCTTGATCTATGGCAACCTATACCTCTGCGGCATGGAATTTACCTCTCCGATCTACTGTGATGATCCAACGAGCCCATATTTCTTACATCATTCATATtagttatattatattaataatattatatttattagtaTCTAAGGATATTTTAGTATATTTTACTTTTATTGTAAACCTTAACTATATAAACTCTTTAGGTTGTTTATACGTTTTCAATAAGAAACCATATTCTTCTTTTCTCTATGTTATCATGGTATCAAAGCCGCCCCATAAATTTGTTTGATGTTTTGAGAGACTGTTAATCCAGTCTATAGTTATTGGGGATCGAATTACGTTTCTcagatttgaaaagaaaaagaaggggATTTTTCGGATTTTCGGAATTTTCAGGAGCAACAAGACGAGATTTGCGATTTCTCACCTTTCAACCGTTGGATCGTCTTGAAATTTTGACAATTGGTTTAGAACATATAGAGGTACattctgaacggtggagattgttttttttttttttgttttctaagACTGTTATGTTAGGGAAAAATGGGACTGCAATTTTGGGGTTTGGAATTTTCGGTTTTTCAGTTTTTTCACTTTGATTTGTTCTCGCTTTGTTTGATTGGATTTTGTCAATTTTGGATCTTTCGACTCTGTTGATTTGGTTATTTGGGGATTTCAAATTGTGTTGATTCAAGGATTTCATCTCtgtatctctttcattatggcTATTCGTAAGGATAATTCCCTTCAGTCGATAAGCAATCAATTGGATGGTAAAAACTACACGTATTGGAGCTATGTTATGGAGAATTTTTTGCGTGGAAAATCTATGTGGAGCTATGTTACAGGTGTGCGGGTTAAACCTACAGACGACCAGACAAACGATTATGCGGTCTTGGTTGACAATTGGGAGGCTGATAATTCGAAGATTATTACGTGGATTAACAATTCTGTTACTCACTCCATTGGTGTTCAGTTGGCTAAGTATGAGACGGCTAAAGAGGTATGGGATCATCTGGCTAGATTGTATACGCAATCTAATTTCGCCAAACAATATCAATTGGAGTCAAATATTCGCGCACTTCAGCAGAATGATATGAgtattcaagaattttattctACCATGACTAATCTTTGGGATCAGTTGGCTCTCACTGAGTCTGCAGAGCTGCGAGCATTTGAACCGTATATTTCTCGTAGAGAAGCACAACGTCTGGTACAGTTTTTGATGGCTCTTCGGAATGATTTTGAGGGATTGCGTGGGACAATTCTACATCGTTCTCCTCTTCCATCTGTTGATTCAGTGGTTAATGAACTGTTAGCAGAGGAGATTCGGCTTAAGTCTAAAGTAGATAAGGTGTCTGTCACACCTACGACTCCATCTGTCTTTGCTGCTCCTCAACAGTCTCCGCCTAGCAACCAAAACAGATCAGCTCCTAAGGTCTCTCCGGATGAATGTGCTTTCTACAAGGGGAAAGGTCATTGGAAGGCTCAGTGTCCGAAATTGCTGAGTAAAGGCAAGCAACAACAGCAACAACGACCACCGCAACAACAACGCCCGTCGCAGACTGCTCCATGGCCGTATCGCCCACCTCAGTCTAACAATGCAGTTGCTGCCCCGTCTTTGGATCCATATATGTTTGAGCAGTTTCAGCAGTTCCTTACTTCATAGTCTCATGCCATGTCAGCCTCCTCTCCTAAAGGTTTGTCTTTGTCTGCTAATTCAGGTAAATCGTCTCCCTTATGGATCTTAGATTCAGGCGCTTCTCATCATATGTCTCCTGATATTGATTCTTTTACGTCTGTTACTTCTGCTCCCTCTTTGTCTGTCATGACCGCCGATGGTACTCCAATGATCATTGGTAGGAATTGGCTCTGTTAGCACATCTCGTGTATCTCTATCAGATGTATACCATATTCCTAGTCCAACCTTAAATCTTGCATCTGTTGGTCAATTGTGTGATTCTGGTCTCTCAGTTATTTTTACTTCTACCAATTGTTGTGTTCAGGAACCGCAATCTCAGAAGGTGATTGGGACAGGCCGTAGGGAAGGGGGACTCTATGTTTTGGATGAGCTCCAAATCTCAGATATTGCTGCTTCTAGTGTGGATTTGTTGTCATTTCGTTTGAGTTGTTCGTCTTCTGATTTTTATCTTTGGCATTCTCGTTCGGGTCATGTTTCTGCGTCTCGTTTAAAGTTTTTTTTGTCTACAGGAGTTTTAGGTCATTTATCCAGTCATGATATTTCTGATTGTCGTGGTTGTAAACTGGCTAAATTTTCAGCCTTGcctttttatataaatatttctttttctATTGCGCCATTTGATCTCGTGCATTCTGATGTGTGGGGACCTTCTCCTGTATCCACCAAAGGGGGTTCCAGATATTATGTtttgttcattgatgatttcacTCGTTATACTTGGGTTTATCTTATGAAACACAGGTCTGATTTTCTTACCATATATAGTAACTTTAGAGCCCTTGTGAAAACCCAACATTCCTCTGTCATTAAATGTTTTCGGTGTTATTTGGGGGGTGAATACACTTCTAAAAAATTTTCTCAGTTACTTGCTTCTGATGGGACTATCCACCAAACCTCGTGTACAGgcactcctcaacaaaatggtgttgctgaaagAAAACATCGCCATCTTGTTGAAACAGCTCGTTCGTTCTTGTTGTCAGCCGAGGTTCCAAGTGAGTTTTTGGGGGAGGCAGTACTTACAGCTGCTCATGTGATCAATAGAATTCAAATATCTCATAATTCTGGTTTGTCTCCTTTTGAAAAGTTATATAGTCATTCACCTGATTATTCATCGTTGCGCGTCTTCGGTTGTACTTGCTTTGTTCTCCGACCACATGTTAAGCGTAATAAATTGTCTCCTTGGTCCGCCTTATGTGTTTTTTTGGGTTATGGTGTTGGTCAAAAGGGATATCGTTGTTTCGATCCAGTTAGTCAAAAATTGTATGTCTCGCGTCATGTTGTGTTTTTAGAGCATATTCCCTTCTTTTCTGTTCCTGCTAGTTCTCATCACATGACACAGTCAGATTAGTTTGTATTGATCCCTTCGATACTGATCCCGATGAAGTTCTATCTGATACTTTGGTTCACGAGGCATCCACCTCTCATGCCCCTGCTCCTACTACCACCCAGTTGTCAGATGAGATTGCGGACGATCCTCCTCTGCGTCAGTCTACTCGTACTCATAAGTCTACTAAACTCCCTGATTTTGAGTACTCTTCTTATTCTACTTCCTTTGCTTCTTTTGTTGCCTCTGTTCATCGTCTTTCTGAGCCTTTTTCCTATGGAGAGGCAGTTCGTGATCCTCTTTGGCAGGCTGCTATGGCTGAGGATTTTACTGCTCTACACCAGACTCATACATGGGATTTGGTTTCGCTGCCGTTCGGAAAACATACGATTGGTTCTCGTTGGGTCTACAAGATTAAAACCAAATCCGATGGATCTATTGAACGGTACAAGGCTCGACTTGTTGCTAAAGGCTATTCCAAGGAGTATGGCATGGATTATGAAGAAACTTTTGCCCCTGTTGCAAAAATGACGACTGTTCGCACTCTGATTGCAGTTGCTTCTGTTTGCCAATGGAAAATATCTCAGAATGGATGTCAAGAACGCCTTCTTGAATGGCGATCTTCATGAGGAAGTTTATATGACGCCTCTTCCCGGTGTAGCTCATAAACCTAGTAAAGTTTGCAAACTTCGCAAAGCTCTTTATGGCCTCAAACAAGCACCACGTGCCTGGTTTAAGAAGTTTTCCATGGTGATTACTTCGTTTGGCTTTCTTCCTAGTCACCACGATTCAGCATTATTTGTCAAGCGTACAATGACAGGTCGTATTCTATTATccttgtatgttgatgacatgatAATTACTGGTGATGATTATAATGGTATTGAGTCTTTGAAGTCTGAGTTGGCACGTTGCTTCGCTATGAAAGATTTGGGTGTGCTACGTTATTTTTTGGGAATTGAGGTTGCCTATTCTCAAAAGCTATCTCTTATCTCAATCAAAGTATATAGCTGCTTTGTTTGAGCGTACTCGACTCACTGACAACAAGATTGTTG contains the following coding sequences:
- the LOC142506257 gene encoding uncharacterized protein LOC142506257, with amino-acid sequence MAAAEEVRFSLKVITLKESCKVLYAQVDIDFADVLLSFLTLPLGTIVRLLIKHYGSNAPILGSLNSLYAGLQDLDSSHFWTEAGKFMLLNPRNSSGIQCSRLKLQIDDIPPIQCFECCNGTCVSMYNKVKCLCPNSTGTMIRRDLEIEPKMETGFVSAPTASFLLTDDLQILANSPTSLFRILKLNGIEHTNVLEERTLTVGLKEIMELLKGSLVSKTPLTDIILCLSTEAVTSNERKRLSASAIYETDALCRTLNGQNVRPDSKKINIKAFVQKSTNRILLAETRQDLVDFLFSFLAIPLGRVQFLLGGNTCAGSISNLYRSISNLEIGEHMKSREAIVRLLQPQLPLYCMSSYQIFSLDQESSPELYRLCNSNRVKLSVSTPIGICRKLKMIDPKGQDCFVKGPTTFMVTDDLVVSTPSSTSIISILNKIKIPLSDVEERELDIGMEEALSILKASLTSTGALTDGLKPFLTRQPKQKK
- the LOC142505850 gene encoding uncharacterized protein LOC142505850; translation: MWSYVTGVRVKPTDDQTNDYAVLVDNWEADNSKIITWINNSVTHSIGVQLAKYETAKEVWDHLARLYTQSNFAKQYQLESNIRALQQNDMSIQEFYSTMTNLWDQLALTESAELRAFEPYISRREAQRLVQFLMALRNDFEGLRGTILHRSPLPSVDSVVNELLAEEIRLKSKVDKVSVTPTTPSVFAAPQQSPPSNQNRSAPKVSPDECAFYKGKGHWKAQCPKLLSKGKQQQQQRPPQQQRPSQTAPWPYRPPQSNNAVAAPSLDPYMFEQFQQFLTS